One part of the Aurantibacillus circumpalustris genome encodes these proteins:
- the pckA gene encoding phosphoenolpyruvate carboxykinase (ATP) — MNEIGIKAENASVAQLGLSNVDMAYWNLHPSELIEECIVRGEGVLTDVGALAIDTGEFTGRSPKDKFVVYDENTKDSVWWGDVNNRFESDKFDALHNRMLAYLGNKEIFVRDAYVCADPAFRLNIRVVNEHAWSNLFSYNLFLRPTAEEIKTFKHDWVIINAPGFKADPKIDGTRQHNFAIINFTKKTILIGGTGYTGEIKKSIFSVLNYILPHEKKVLSMHCSANIGKDGDTAIFFGLSGTGKTTLSADPNRKLIGDDEHGWSDKGVFNFEGGCYAKCVDLTAEKEPQIFNAIKFGSLLENIGFQEGTTTVDYANISRTENTRVSYPSDYIHNAVSPAVGDIPKNIFFLTCDAFGVLPPISKLTTGQAMYNFISGYTAKVAGTEMGITEPTTTFSACFGKAFLPLHPTKYAELLGEKLKKHKVNVWLLNTGWVGGAYGVGSRIKLSYTRALITAALTGELDKVEFKETPYFKLNFPTTCLGVPSEILEPENAWKDKVEFNKVAQNLANSFVKNFEQYASAANEEILAAAPKVEVTA, encoded by the coding sequence ATGAACGAAATTGGAATAAAAGCAGAGAATGCTTCAGTCGCACAACTTGGCCTTTCAAATGTTGATATGGCGTACTGGAATCTTCACCCAAGTGAACTAATTGAAGAGTGTATTGTAAGGGGTGAAGGAGTTTTGACAGATGTTGGCGCTTTGGCCATTGATACCGGTGAATTTACTGGACGTTCCCCTAAAGATAAATTTGTTGTTTATGATGAAAACACCAAAGATAGTGTATGGTGGGGTGATGTAAACAATCGTTTTGAGTCAGATAAATTCGATGCGCTTCATAACAGAATGCTTGCGTATTTAGGTAACAAAGAAATTTTTGTTCGTGACGCTTACGTATGTGCTGATCCAGCTTTTCGTTTAAATATTCGCGTTGTTAATGAACACGCTTGGAGTAATTTATTTTCTTACAATTTATTTTTACGGCCAACTGCTGAAGAAATTAAAACCTTTAAACATGATTGGGTAATTATTAACGCACCAGGTTTTAAAGCTGATCCTAAAATAGATGGAACGCGTCAACATAATTTTGCAATTATCAATTTCACCAAAAAAACAATTTTGATTGGCGGAACTGGTTATACAGGCGAAATTAAAAAATCTATTTTCTCTGTTTTGAATTACATTCTACCTCATGAGAAAAAAGTATTAAGTATGCATTGTTCTGCTAACATTGGTAAGGACGGTGACACAGCTATTTTCTTTGGTTTATCAGGAACTGGTAAAACTACCTTGAGTGCAGATCCAAATCGTAAATTAATTGGTGACGACGAGCATGGTTGGAGCGACAAAGGCGTGTTTAACTTTGAAGGTGGTTGCTATGCAAAATGTGTAGACCTTACCGCAGAAAAAGAACCTCAGATTTTTAACGCTATTAAATTTGGCTCTCTATTAGAAAATATTGGTTTTCAAGAAGGAACCACAACTGTTGATTATGCGAATATCAGTAGGACTGAAAACACACGTGTAAGTTATCCTTCTGATTATATTCATAATGCAGTTTCCCCTGCCGTTGGAGATATTCCAAAAAATATTTTCTTTTTAACATGTGATGCATTTGGTGTTTTACCTCCGATAAGCAAATTAACTACAGGTCAAGCGATGTATAATTTTATTTCTGGTTATACTGCTAAGGTTGCAGGAACCGAAATGGGAATTACTGAACCAACAACAACTTTTTCTGCTTGTTTTGGAAAAGCATTTTTGCCATTACATCCTACAAAATATGCAGAATTACTTGGTGAGAAATTAAAAAAACATAAAGTAAATGTTTGGTTATTAAATACCGGCTGGGTAGGCGGTGCTTACGGTGTAGGTAGTCGTATTAAATTATCTTATACACGTGCTTTAATTACAGCTGCTTTAACGGGTGAGTTGGATAAAGTGGAGTTTAAAGAGACGCCTTATTTTAAATTAAATTTCCCTACAACTTGTCTTGGAGTTCCTTCAGAAATTCTAGAGCCAGAAAATGCTTGGAAAGATAAAGTTGAATTTAATAAAGTAGCGCAAAATTTGGCGAATTCTTTTGTAAAGAACTTCGAGCAATACGCTTCTGCTGCAAACGAAGAAATTCTTGCTGCGGCGCCAAAGGTAGAAGTTACTGCTTAA
- a CDS encoding tetratricopeptide repeat protein, protein MRIQVASIILISFFLVFVSCTDNTKKEESEQNKVVKSDSNQRLAKNFLTDCKNMLNAARKADSILLNETEVNTVSANKAIKAFTDFAFYCQSDTMCPIYLIKTAQVARAINNIPQAKVALDQCINMYPNFKNRPAALFLLAQLYDENTYLNNEAEARKIYEEIINEYPKSDWALSAKGAISFIGKSDEEILRELKKKQKK, encoded by the coding sequence ATGAGAATACAAGTTGCGTCTATAATTTTAATTTCCTTTTTTCTGGTTTTTGTTTCTTGTACCGATAATACAAAAAAGGAAGAATCAGAACAAAACAAAGTAGTTAAATCGGATTCCAATCAACGTCTTGCAAAAAATTTTCTAACCGATTGTAAAAACATGCTGAATGCAGCTAGGAAAGCTGACAGCATTCTTTTAAACGAAACGGAGGTAAATACAGTGTCAGCTAATAAGGCAATTAAAGCGTTTACGGATTTCGCATTTTATTGCCAGAGTGATACCATGTGCCCTATTTATCTGATAAAAACTGCACAAGTTGCAAGAGCGATTAATAATATTCCGCAAGCGAAAGTGGCATTAGATCAATGTATTAACATGTATCCAAATTTTAAAAACCGTCCCGCTGCACTATTTTTATTAGCACAATTGTATGATGAAAATACCTACTTAAACAATGAGGCCGAAGCAAGAAAAATTTACGAAGAAATTATTAATGAATATCCAAAAAGTGATTGGGCTTTAAGTGCAAAAGGAGCCATTAGTTTTATAGGTAAGTCTGACGAAGAAATTTTAAGAGAATTAAAAAAGAAACAAAAGAAGTAG
- a CDS encoding DUF423 domain-containing protein codes for MEQNSLIPKQLITIGILGAIAVGLGALGAHALKNQLPRGLITVDQLNGFDTAVKYQMYHTLAMLLVVILKKSYTNKFLNTAYHLFFWGIILFSGSLYFLCTRNLIGMDGLKLLGPITPIGGLLFVAGWLSLSFSAFKKG; via the coding sequence ATGGAACAAAATAGTCTTATCCCAAAACAACTTATTACGATAGGAATTTTAGGTGCAATAGCTGTCGGCCTTGGAGCTCTTGGAGCACACGCTTTAAAGAATCAATTACCACGCGGTTTAATTACAGTGGATCAATTAAATGGTTTCGACACTGCTGTTAAATATCAAATGTATCATACACTAGCGATGTTACTTGTTGTAATCTTAAAAAAATCATATACCAATAAGTTTCTAAACACCGCGTACCATTTGTTTTTCTGGGGAATTATTTTGTTCAGTGGATCGTTATATTTTTTATGCACTAGAAACTTAATTGGAATGGATGGTTTAAAGCTTCTCGGTCCAATCACTCCAATCGGAGGTCTTTTGTTTGTTGCCGGATGGTTGAGTTTGAGCTTCTCAGCTTTTAAAAAAGGTTAA
- a CDS encoding T9SS type A sorting domain-containing protein, with translation MKKLAYLLCIIALANYGNAQTQSLPYVGTPTIIPASPTTNDIVKIVTHVTTPNQGIVVDLNHSVTHNPKEIKLHGCYWNGMLTATQTHIDTFVVGQLQSGTYTINHQTFMSSGQQICHHTDSNFVQFTLTIGQVTGLNEVKKIKINSVFPNPAKDVLYFKNNSEYTGALIYSSIGSLVKKMPLLNSENEIKIDELPTGVYFIRFSNTKSSETVKFIKAD, from the coding sequence ATGAAAAAACTTGCCTACCTTCTATGTATAATCGCTTTAGCTAATTATGGTAATGCACAAACGCAAAGTCTCCCATACGTTGGTACACCAACTATTATTCCGGCATCGCCTACAACAAACGATATAGTTAAAATTGTTACGCATGTTACAACACCAAACCAAGGAATTGTAGTAGATTTAAATCATTCAGTAACACATAATCCCAAAGAAATAAAATTACACGGATGTTATTGGAATGGAATGCTCACAGCAACTCAAACCCATATAGACACTTTTGTTGTTGGACAATTACAGTCTGGAACTTACACCATAAACCATCAAACCTTTATGTCTTCCGGACAACAAATTTGTCACCACACAGATAGTAACTTTGTGCAATTCACATTAACAATTGGTCAAGTAACTGGTTTAAACGAGGTAAAAAAAATAAAAATAAATTCAGTATTTCCTAATCCTGCTAAGGATGTACTTTATTTCAAAAATAATTCGGAATATACCGGCGCTTTAATTTATTCTTCTATTGGTAGTTTAGTTAAAAAAATGCCCCTTTTAAATTCTGAGAATGAAATAAAAATAGATGAACTTCCCACAGGCGTGTACTTTATTCGATTCTCTAATACTAAATCAAGCGAGACGGTAAAGTTTATTAAGGCAGATTAA
- a CDS encoding sensor histidine kinase — translation MKLNKLNSVIALGLVAITGILVVQFFWTKQAFNNEGKKFSQTVHITLLQVVDRLYKLSDNEFPLKNPINKVANDYYIVNVNNDFDAQILEYCLKTEFERANLLLDFEYAIYKCESDEMVYGNYVSFHNKSEKKSSFHFPKQKNLVYYFAIRFPNETGYLIGSLKFWLVLSGILVLVMLIYVYSIFTILQQKKYSELQRDFINNMTHEFKTPLSSILIASNYLYKQEKIKNDEKLAKYTGIIIGQSNKLNSHIEKILNIAKSDSAPLTLDRKEIEILPLINDVIENIRLKHENLKVMIESSISEPKIYADEFHFTNLVYNVIDNAIKYCENSPELSICLTKEKNGLKLEFKDNGIGVSKKKIPFIFDKFYRIPNSRSNEVNGFGLGLYYVKKVCLLHGWIIKAFNNQVNGITLSLQIPQKQ, via the coding sequence TTGAAACTAAATAAATTAAATAGTGTTATCGCACTCGGTCTTGTCGCTATTACAGGTATTTTGGTTGTCCAGTTTTTCTGGACAAAGCAGGCATTTAATAATGAAGGAAAAAAGTTTAGTCAAACCGTACATATTACTTTATTGCAAGTAGTGGACAGGCTCTATAAATTAAGTGACAATGAATTTCCTCTAAAAAACCCGATAAACAAGGTGGCAAATGATTATTACATTGTGAATGTAAATAATGACTTTGATGCACAGATTTTGGAATACTGCCTCAAAACAGAGTTCGAACGAGCTAATCTTCTATTAGATTTTGAATATGCTATCTATAAATGTGAAAGTGATGAAATGGTTTATGGTAACTATGTTTCTTTTCATAACAAATCAGAGAAGAAATCTTCCTTTCATTTCCCCAAACAGAAAAACTTGGTTTATTACTTCGCTATTCGCTTTCCAAACGAAACTGGTTACTTAATAGGTTCATTAAAGTTTTGGTTAGTGCTTTCAGGAATCCTTGTCCTTGTAATGCTGATATATGTGTATTCTATCTTCACCATTTTGCAACAAAAAAAATATTCAGAGTTGCAGCGAGATTTTATTAATAATATGACGCATGAGTTTAAAACACCTTTATCTTCTATCCTCATCGCTTCTAATTACCTTTACAAACAAGAAAAAATAAAAAACGATGAGAAACTGGCAAAATATACCGGTATTATTATTGGTCAAAGCAATAAGTTAAATAGTCACATTGAAAAAATACTCAACATCGCTAAATCTGATAGTGCGCCTTTAACGCTTGATAGAAAAGAAATAGAAATTTTACCACTTATAAATGATGTAATCGAGAATATACGCTTAAAACATGAAAATTTAAAAGTAATGATTGAAAGTTCAATCAGTGAACCGAAAATTTATGCAGACGAATTTCATTTCACGAATTTGGTTTACAATGTAATTGATAATGCTATTAAGTATTGCGAGAATTCGCCTGAATTAAGTATTTGTTTGACGAAAGAAAAAAATGGTTTAAAGCTAGAATTTAAAGATAACGGCATTGGTGTTTCTAAGAAAAAAATCCCCTTTATTTTTGATAAATTTTATAGAATTCCAAACTCCCGAAGTAATGAGGTAAATGGTTTTGGACTCGGTTTATATTATGTTAAGAAAGTGTGTTTGCTGCACGGATGGATAATAAAAGCCTTCAATAATCAAGTAAACGGTATTACTTTATCCCTTCAAATTCCTCAAAAACAATGA
- a CDS encoding response regulator transcription factor has translation MSAIKILYAEDDETLAFLTKDNLEQSKYEVTHCTDGISCLNYFKSTSFDICIFDIMLPKMDGFELTTEIRKLNPDVPIFFLSSKVLKEDRIKGLKLGADDYLIKPFSIEELLLKIEIFLTRSKKTISTERLEYSVGPYVFNSSNYLLYKGDEKIKLTQRESQLLKLFLENEDKVLTREEILKKLWGDDDYFLGRSLDVFISRLRKLLAEDIQIENLHGIGFRFSIKAI, from the coding sequence ATGAGTGCTATTAAAATTTTATACGCGGAAGATGATGAAACCCTTGCTTTTCTCACAAAGGATAATTTGGAACAAAGTAAGTATGAAGTAACGCACTGTACTGATGGGATTAGTTGCCTAAATTATTTCAAAAGTACTTCTTTTGATATTTGCATTTTTGATATCATGCTTCCAAAAATGGATGGATTTGAATTGACAACAGAAATCCGTAAGCTGAATCCAGATGTTCCAATTTTCTTTCTATCATCAAAAGTATTAAAAGAAGATAGAATAAAAGGTTTAAAACTCGGCGCTGATGACTATCTCATTAAACCTTTTAGCATTGAGGAATTATTATTAAAGATTGAAATTTTTCTCACGCGTTCAAAGAAAACTATTTCCACTGAGAGGTTGGAGTATTCTGTTGGCCCTTATGTATTCAATTCCAGCAATTATCTGTTGTATAAAGGAGATGAAAAGATAAAACTTACACAGCGAGAATCTCAGCTCCTAAAATTGTTTTTGGAGAATGAAGATAAAGTTTTAACGCGTGAAGAAATTTTAAAAAAACTTTGGGGCGATGATGATTATTTTTTAGGCCGAAGTTTGGATGTTTTTATTTCACGCTTACGCAAGCTACTTGCAGAAGATATACAAATTGAAAATTTGCATGGAATAGGATTTAGGTTTTCGATAAAAGCCATTTAA
- a CDS encoding phosphoribosylaminoimidazolesuccinocarboxamide synthase, which translates to MTLDRTNYNLPGQTAYYKGKVRDVYTINKDILVMIASDRISAFDVVLPKGIPYKGQVLNQIAEQFLNATRDVVPNWLISTPHPNVSIGKMCQPFKVEMVVRGYLAGHAARTYSEGKRILCGVILPEGLKENDKLPQPIITPTTKASEGHDEDISKEEIIKQNIVSKEYYEQLEKYTLALYKRGQEIANKMGLILVDTKYEFGLFNNEITLMDEIHTPDSSRYFYLEGYETRQQKGEEQKQLSKEFVRRWLIENGFQGKEGQVVPEMDEKWINEISARYIELFEKVTGRTFVKANATTILKDVEEAILKAL; encoded by the coding sequence ATGACACTAGATAGAACAAATTACAACCTACCAGGGCAAACCGCATATTATAAAGGCAAAGTCCGCGACGTATACACGATTAACAAAGACATTCTAGTAATGATCGCCAGCGACCGCATAAGCGCGTTTGATGTCGTGTTACCCAAGGGTATTCCTTATAAAGGACAGGTTTTAAATCAAATTGCAGAACAATTTTTAAATGCAACCCGTGATGTTGTTCCAAATTGGTTAATCTCCACGCCGCATCCAAATGTTAGTATTGGCAAAATGTGTCAGCCTTTTAAAGTAGAAATGGTTGTGCGTGGATATTTAGCGGGTCATGCAGCCAGAACTTATAGCGAAGGAAAAAGAATTTTGTGTGGAGTTATTTTGCCTGAAGGATTAAAAGAAAATGATAAATTGCCACAACCTATTATTACTCCTACTACCAAGGCCTCTGAAGGGCACGATGAAGATATCAGCAAAGAAGAAATCATAAAACAAAACATTGTCAGTAAAGAATATTACGAGCAATTAGAAAAATACACTTTAGCCCTTTATAAACGCGGGCAAGAAATTGCAAATAAAATGGGGTTGATATTGGTTGACACCAAGTATGAGTTTGGCTTATTTAATAATGAAATTACTTTGATGGATGAAATTCACACTCCAGATTCTTCAAGATATTTTTATTTAGAAGGGTATGAAACACGTCAACAAAAAGGTGAAGAACAAAAACAACTCAGTAAAGAATTTGTTAGACGCTGGTTAATTGAGAATGGATTTCAAGGTAAAGAAGGGCAAGTTGTTCCCGAGATGGATGAAAAATGGATAAATGAAATTAGCGCTCGTTATATTGAGTTGTTCGAAAAAGTAACTGGAAGAACTTTTGTAAAGGCAAATGCAACAACTATTTTAAAAGATGTTGAAGAAGCTATACTAAAAGCGTTATAG
- a CDS encoding endonuclease/exonuclease/phosphatase family protein, producing the protein MKSLTRKTLSSNSSMSFKKVFFLFIFFQFSLSLFSQIKLCSWNLENFGKSKSDSAIDFIANTLKPFDVVAIVEVVAGNGGAQAVARLVDVLDQKGFDWDYCISDPTSGSTNSSERYAFLWKTSRLKKLGRAWLDSCYQSEIEREPYFADFIFEGKIFTAGAFHAVPKNKQPETEIKYFKFLPEKYPTKTFIFSGDFNCPESHTVFNPLKGLLYKPIFTNQKTSLKRECVSDECLASEYDNIFYNSTKIKFSKSGVIHFYKSFTSLQSARTVSDHLPVYFEFFLN; encoded by the coding sequence ATGAAAAGTTTAACTAGAAAAACATTATCTTCAAACTCCAGTATGAGTTTCAAAAAAGTCTTTTTTCTCTTCATATTTTTTCAATTTAGTCTAAGTTTATTTTCACAAATCAAACTTTGCTCCTGGAATCTTGAAAATTTCGGTAAATCAAAAAGTGACAGCGCGATTGATTTTATTGCAAATACCTTAAAACCGTTTGACGTAGTAGCTATTGTTGAAGTTGTTGCTGGGAATGGCGGTGCTCAGGCAGTCGCTCGTTTAGTTGATGTTTTAGATCAGAAAGGTTTTGATTGGGATTATTGTATTAGCGATCCTACAAGTGGATCAACAAATAGTTCTGAACGCTATGCCTTTCTGTGGAAAACGTCTCGCCTAAAAAAATTAGGTAGGGCTTGGTTGGACAGTTGCTATCAATCAGAAATTGAAAGAGAACCTTATTTTGCGGATTTTATTTTTGAAGGGAAAATTTTTACCGCCGGCGCTTTTCATGCAGTTCCAAAAAACAAACAACCAGAAACTGAGATTAAATATTTTAAATTTTTACCTGAAAAATACCCGACAAAAACCTTTATATTTTCCGGCGATTTTAATTGCCCCGAATCTCATACGGTTTTTAATCCTCTTAAAGGCCTTTTATACAAGCCCATTTTCACAAACCAAAAAACATCCTTAAAGCGAGAGTGCGTGTCGGATGAATGCTTAGCGTCTGAATACGATAATATTTTTTACAATTCCACAAAAATTAAGTTTTCAAAATCGGGAGTGATTCATTTTTATAAGAGTTTCACTAGTTTGCAATCTGCTCGTACTGTTTCAGACCACTTACCAGTTTATTTTGAGTTTTTCTTGAATTAA
- a CDS encoding DUF1573 domain-containing protein translates to MKTTLKLSTIVIASALLSFSPSLVISHSLNSEKILEIKRNIKWKNTEINLGDIVQNKPVTLEFEFTNVGDNPVLITNVQASCGCTSTNYIKTPILPGESTKISAVFNAAAKGVFKKQITVITNAEDGPRTLSFTGTVM, encoded by the coding sequence ATGAAAACTACACTTAAACTTTCGACTATCGTAATAGCTTCTGCGCTATTGTCCTTCAGCCCTAGCCTTGTTATCTCTCATTCACTGAATTCAGAAAAAATATTAGAAATTAAAAGAAACATCAAGTGGAAAAACACTGAAATCAATTTAGGAGATATCGTTCAGAATAAACCAGTAACACTTGAATTTGAATTTACAAATGTGGGTGATAATCCTGTTTTAATCACCAATGTTCAAGCGTCATGCGGGTGCACCTCAACTAACTACATTAAGACACCGATATTACCAGGAGAAAGCACGAAAATTTCAGCAGTTTTTAATGCTGCCGCTAAAGGTGTTTTCAAAAAACAGATAACGGTAATTACCAACGCAGAAGACGGTCCAAGGACACTTAGCTTTACTGGAACGGTTATGTAA